In Armatimonadota bacterium, a single genomic region encodes these proteins:
- a CDS encoding S1/P1 nuclease: protein MRRLALLLCLAPCTLLAWSADGHMQVADIAWTKLTPAVQAKLARILAAGEPTFTPLNNDVRDSFRKSSTWADFIKGTKPSIYDEMIKANNTRFEPNIESTPGNEGVKCKTWHYYDVPIRYRGAEPSVRPSNALVALTFSINETARLNKLPDASPREQAFWVYWINHVVGDLHQPLHCTSNHEHDEAGDDGGNKFMITAPDNDRSIRLHGFWDGAVGKAIAKDREAGLNANVEAVTERWVADPTLQPTAAQVKNLDIMSWLKTGAALADKFSYDGLKPNDKPNEEYMEAMITLSKKQVVLAGYRMAAILNKALG from the coding sequence ATGCGCCGACTCGCCTTATTACTGTGTCTCGCCCCTTGCACCTTGCTCGCCTGGAGCGCCGATGGGCACATGCAAGTCGCCGACATCGCGTGGACAAAACTCACCCCAGCCGTCCAAGCCAAGCTCGCCAGAATCCTGGCTGCCGGAGAGCCAACGTTCACTCCGCTCAATAACGACGTTCGTGACTCTTTCCGCAAGTCGTCCACCTGGGCCGACTTTATCAAGGGCACAAAGCCGAGCATCTATGACGAGATGATCAAGGCGAACAACACGCGGTTCGAGCCAAACATCGAAAGCACCCCCGGAAACGAGGGCGTGAAGTGCAAAACGTGGCACTACTACGACGTCCCGATCCGCTACCGAGGGGCTGAACCTTCGGTTCGCCCTAGCAACGCTCTGGTTGCCCTCACCTTTTCCATCAACGAAACCGCTCGGCTCAACAAGCTCCCCGACGCAAGCCCCCGCGAGCAGGCTTTCTGGGTCTACTGGATCAACCACGTTGTCGGCGACCTGCACCAGCCGCTGCACTGCACCAGCAACCACGAGCACGATGAGGCCGGTGACGACGGTGGAAACAAGTTTATGATCACCGCACCGGACAACGACCGCTCGATCCGCCTCCACGGATTCTGGGATGGTGCGGTTGGGAAAGCAATCGCCAAAGACCGCGAAGCCGGTCTGAACGCCAATGTCGAGGCAGTCACCGAGCGTTGGGTCGCCGATCCCACCCTCCAACCCACCGCCGCCCAAGTGAAGAATCTCGACATCATGTCCTGGCTCAAGACTGGTGCCGCCCTCGCTGACAAGTTCAGCTACGACGGACTGAAGCCCAACGACAAACCGAACGAAGAGTACATGGAAGCCATGATCACCCTCAGCAAGAAGCAAGTTGTCCTTGCCGGGTACCGGATGGCGGCGATTCTGAATAAAGCTCTGGGTTAG
- a CDS encoding DUF1800 domain-containing protein, whose translation MALTEREKIAHLYRRFSFGGTVAEIDEGTSVGVEATIKRLIDYDTVPQNVTAHPYEFSFREKEEADFGIWRFRLWWILHMAASKRPAQEKLSLFWHSHFAVSDAKVEHAGLTLEYLQTLRKSANGKFGDLLKNVAKNPAMMKYLDMDRAFRGRPNENFAREVMELFTMGIGNYTEKDVQELSRALTGWGYIDTFWEGGKDNTERLMTLYRDKRPSGAFCYFPTMRDTEPKTILGQTKDFDGDTALDMLATRPETARYMSRKLWEFYAYKDPEQAIIDRLAGIWTKTNGDIKQVLLAIARSPEFYSDKCVMKHYKSPADYVVGTVRQMGLGESILAMRAKDANPTTPIKQEVIDQLGYIQYQMFKMGLDICYPNDVNGWKWGEEWVSTSMMTYRMQYHGMMIWNDKGPYTAARNTQALMQARAPKTAPEAKQRFLEIFDLRLSPSADQVIQKVFENNPTSYTDTGAWAGTLYACLKLLSACPDMHVC comes from the coding sequence ATGGCTCTGACGGAACGCGAGAAGATTGCACACCTGTATCGAAGGTTCTCCTTCGGGGGAACGGTGGCGGAGATTGACGAGGGCACTAGTGTTGGAGTCGAAGCAACGATTAAGAGGCTGATCGACTACGATACGGTTCCTCAAAATGTGACGGCACATCCTTATGAGTTTTCTTTCCGCGAAAAGGAGGAGGCCGACTTCGGCATCTGGCGATTCAGGCTTTGGTGGATCCTGCACATGGCTGCCAGTAAGCGACCGGCTCAAGAAAAGCTCTCGCTCTTCTGGCACAGCCACTTTGCCGTCAGCGACGCCAAAGTAGAACACGCCGGTCTGACCCTCGAGTATCTCCAGACCCTCCGAAAAAGTGCCAACGGCAAATTTGGCGATCTCCTCAAAAACGTCGCCAAAAACCCCGCCATGATGAAGTACCTCGATATGGATCGCGCCTTCCGAGGACGCCCTAACGAGAACTTCGCCCGCGAAGTCATGGAGCTATTCACCATGGGCATCGGGAATTACACCGAAAAAGATGTCCAAGAGCTCTCTCGGGCCCTCACCGGATGGGGCTACATCGACACCTTTTGGGAAGGCGGCAAGGACAACACCGAGCGGCTGATGACGCTGTACCGCGACAAACGCCCGTCCGGAGCCTTCTGCTACTTCCCGACCATGCGCGATACCGAGCCCAAGACCATCCTAGGGCAGACCAAAGACTTCGATGGCGACACTGCCTTGGATATGCTTGCGACTCGTCCCGAGACCGCCCGGTACATGAGCAGAAAGCTCTGGGAGTTCTACGCCTACAAGGACCCCGAGCAAGCCATCATCGACCGCCTTGCCGGAATCTGGACGAAGACCAACGGTGACATCAAACAAGTTCTGCTTGCCATCGCGCGCTCGCCAGAGTTCTACAGCGACAAGTGCGTGATGAAGCACTACAAGAGCCCTGCTGACTACGTTGTCGGAACCGTGCGCCAAATGGGTCTTGGCGAATCAATTCTCGCCATGCGCGCGAAGGATGCGAACCCGACAACACCCATCAAGCAGGAAGTTATCGATCAACTGGGTTACATCCAATACCAAATGTTTAAGATGGGTCTGGATATCTGCTACCCCAACGACGTGAACGGCTGGAAATGGGGCGAGGAGTGGGTCTCCACCAGCATGATGACGTACCGGATGCAGTACCACGGCATGATGATCTGGAATGACAAAGGCCCCTACACGGCTGCCCGTAATACCCAAGCTCTCATGCAAGCTAGGGCGCCAAAAACCGCTCCTGAAGCCAAGCAGCGCTTCCTCGAGATCTTTGACCTTCGCCTCTCTCCGAGCGCGGACCAAGTGATACAAAAGGTATTTGAAAACAACCCAACCAGCTACACCGACACCGGAGCCTGGGCTGGCACCCTCTACGCCTGCCTCAAACTTCTTTCCGCCTGTCCAGACATGCATGTCTGCTGA
- a CDS encoding CofH family radical SAM protein, with translation MPVAPERIVGPDLIDIYRKVDEGTRLSFEDGMRLYQTPNLTAVGYMANIVRERRHGKKTYFVANQHINYTNICNKFCKFCSFYAKKGGPEPYEMSLDTVRERLSWHRDVDITEVHMVGGINPRLPYQYYLDLVKTVKEVRPGVHVKAFTAVEITEIARQGKCTVEQALADLIEAGLDSLPGGGIEILSDRVHQELFGKKLNGDEWKEVARAAAKLGLRQYATMLYGHIETLEERVSHLIQLRELQDETQNFLTMTPLAFHPEKTELEHIQTPTGDMDLRGIAVTRLMLDNFEHVKSFWIMNTAPITQQALWYGADDADGFVHEYEITYNEGDFGNKKQVLTRSNMVKLIEEVDRIPIERDSLYEEIKREPKKPLVPIAVG, from the coding sequence ATGCCAGTCGCACCCGAACGAATCGTTGGCCCGGACCTGATCGACATCTACCGAAAAGTCGACGAAGGAACGCGCCTCAGCTTCGAGGACGGCATGCGCCTCTATCAAACGCCGAACCTCACCGCCGTCGGCTACATGGCAAACATCGTGCGCGAACGACGTCACGGAAAGAAGACCTACTTCGTCGCTAACCAGCACATCAACTACACCAATATCTGCAACAAGTTCTGCAAATTCTGCTCTTTTTACGCCAAGAAAGGCGGTCCCGAGCCCTACGAGATGTCTCTTGACACCGTCAGAGAACGGCTGAGCTGGCACCGCGATGTGGATATCACCGAGGTCCACATGGTCGGCGGAATCAACCCCCGCCTCCCCTACCAGTACTATCTCGACCTCGTCAAAACCGTCAAAGAGGTCCGCCCCGGCGTCCACGTCAAGGCATTCACCGCAGTCGAAATCACCGAAATCGCCCGCCAAGGTAAGTGCACGGTTGAACAAGCTCTCGCCGACCTCATCGAAGCCGGTCTCGACTCGCTTCCAGGTGGCGGAATCGAGATCCTCTCCGACCGCGTTCACCAAGAGCTCTTCGGCAAAAAGCTCAACGGTGACGAATGGAAAGAAGTCGCCCGCGCTGCCGCCAAGCTCGGCCTGCGCCAGTACGCGACCATGCTCTACGGCCACATCGAAACTCTCGAAGAGCGCGTCTCGCACCTCATCCAGCTCCGCGAGCTGCAGGATGAAACCCAAAACTTTCTCACCATGACCCCACTCGCCTTCCACCCCGAGAAGACGGAACTTGAGCACATCCAAACCCCAACCGGAGACATGGATCTTCGAGGAATCGCGGTCACCCGGCTCATGCTCGACAACTTCGAACACGTCAAGAGCTTCTGGATCATGAACACCGCTCCCATTACCCAACAAGCCCTTTGGTACGGCGCTGACGACGCCGACGGCTTCGTCCACGAATACGAAATCACCTACAACGAAGGCGACTTCGGCAACAAGAAGCAGGTCCTCACAAGGTCAAACATGGTCAAACTCATCGAAGAAGTCGACCGAATCCCCATCGAACGCGACTCCCTCTACGAAGAAATCAAGCGCGAGCCAAAGAAGCCACTGGTTCCAATTGCTGTTGGCTAA